ATGAGGATGAATATTAAAAAATAAACCAAAGGAAAAAGTCTCTCATCATAGAGACTTTTTTTTTGGTTCAAATACATATATAATAAAGAAATACAATAAATCATGAGTTTCATAAACAGTATTATTAAAGTCTTTGTCGGCGATAAGTCGCAGAAGGATGTCAAAGCTTTACAACCTTACTTAAACAAAATTAAAACATTCGAAGCTCCTTTAATGAGTCTATCAAACGACGAATTGAGAGGAAGAACCGTTTATTTTAAAGACAGAATAAAAGAAGCTAGAGCTGATAAAGATGCTAAAATTGCTTCGCTTAAAGCAGAAGTAGAGAACATCGAAGACATCGATAAAAGAGAAGATATTTATGATGCAATAGATGCTCTTGAAAAAGAGGCTTATGAAATTTCTGAAAAAACTTTATTGGAAATTCTTCCAGAAGCGTTTTCTGTTGTAAAAGAAACGGCTCGCCGTTTTAAGGAAAACTCTCATATTGAAGTTACTGCTACTCCAAAGGACCGCGAATTCTCAGCAACAAAATCATACATTACTATTGATGGCGAAAAAGCTATCTGGGCAAACAAATGGAATGCTGCTGGAAAAGACATCACTTGGGACATGATTCACTACGATGTTCAGTTAATTGGTGGTATGGTATTACATGAAGGTAAAGTTGCTGAAATGCAAACAGGAGAAGGTAAAACTTTGGTTGCTACTCTTCCTCTTTACTTAAATGCTTTGACAGGAAATGGAGTTCACTTAGTAACGGTGAATGACTACTTGGCAAAACGTGATAGTACTTGGAAAGCTCCTTTATTTGAATTCCACGGTTTATCTGTTGACTGTATCGATAATCACCAGCCAAGTACAGAGCAAAGAAAAAAAGCTTATGATGCTGATATCACTTACGGAACTAACAATGAGTTTGGTTTCGATTACTTAAGAGATAATATGGCGCACTCTCCAAGCGATTTAGTGCAGAGAAAACACAATTTTGCAATTGTCGACGAGGTTGACTCTGTATTAATTGATGATGCTAGAACACCTCTTATCATTTCTGGACCAGTTCCTCAAGGAGATCGTCACGAATTCAACGAATTGAAACCAAAAATCGAAAACTTAGTTGCACAACAACGTCAGTTAGCGAATGGTTTCTTAGCTGAGGCTAAAAAATTAATTAAAGAAGGTAATACTAAAGATGGAGGTTTCCAATTATTAAGAGCTTACAGAAGTTTACCTAAAAATAAAGCATTAATTAAATTTTTGAGTGAAGAAGGAATCAAACAATTACTTCAAAAAACTGAAAATCAATACATGCAAGATAACAATCGCGAAATGCACAAAGTGGACGAAGCTTTGTATTTTGTGATTGAAGAGAAAAACAATCAAGTAGAATTAACAGACAATGGTATTAAATACCTTTCTGGAGATACTGATGCAGATTTCTTCGTTTTACCAGACATTGGAACAGAAATCGCTGCAATTGAAAAACAAAAATTAGATAAAGACGCTGAAGCTGAAGCTAAAGAAAGATTATTCCAAGATTTTGGAGTAAAAAGCGAGCGTATTCATACTCTTACTCAGCTTTTAAAAGCATATGCTTTATTTGAAAAAGATGTAGAGTACGTTATCATGGACAACAAAATTATGATTGTCGATGAGCAAACAGGTCGTATCATGGATGGACGTCGTTATTCAGACGGTCTTCACCAGGCGATTGAAGCAAAAGAAAACGTAAAAATCGAAGCTGCTACACAAACTTTTGCAACTGTTACATTACAGAATTACTTCAGAATGTACAACAAGTTGGCAGGTATGACGGGTACAGCAGTTACAGAAGCTGGCGAGTTATGGCAGATTTATAAATTAGATGTTGTTGAAATTCCAACAAACCGTGGCATTGCAAGAATTGATAAAGAAGATTATATCTACAAAACAACACGCGAGAAATTCAATGCTGTAATCGAAGATGTTACCGAACTATCTCAAGCTGGAAGACCAGTATTAATTGGAACAACTTCTGTAGAGATTTCAGAATTATTAAGCCGTATGCTTAAAATGAGAGGAATCACACACAACGTATTGAATGCTAAAATGCACAAGCAAGAGGCACAAATCGTTGAAGAAGCAGGTAAAGCTGGAGTTGTAACTATTGCAACAAACATGGCCGGTCGTGGTACCGATATTAAATTATCTCCAGAAGTAAAAGCTGCAGGAGGTTTAGCAATCGTTGGTACAGAGCGTCATGATTCTCGTCGTGTAGACAGACAGTTACGTGGTCGTTCTGGTCGTCAAGGAGATCCAGGAAGTTCTCAATTTTATGTTTCTCTTGAAGATAACTTAATGCGTTTATTTGGTTCTGAAAGAGTTGCGAAAGTAATGGACAGAATGGGATTGAAAGAAGGTGAAGTTATTCAGCATTCTATGATGACTAAATCTATCGAACGTGCACAGAAAAAAGTAGAAGAAAATAACTTTGGTGTTCGTAAACGTTTATTAGAATATGATGACGTAATGAACTCACAACGTGAAGTAGTTTACAAACGTCGTCGTCACGCATTGTTTGGAGAGCGTTTGAAACTGGATATCGCGAATATGCTTTATGATACTTGCGAATTAATCGTAAGCAATAGTAAAGCAACAAATGATTTTAAAGGATTTGAGTTTGATTTAATTCGTTATTTCGGAATCACTTCTCCAATTTCTGAAGCAGATTTCTTAAAATTATCTGACATTGAAGTTACTGGAAAAGTATACAAAGAAGCTTTAGCTTTCTATACTGAAAAAACAGAAAGAAGCGCTAGAGAAGCTTTCCCAATTATCAAAGGAGTTTACGAAGAGCCAAACAATCATTTCGAAAGAATTGTAGTTCCATTTACAGACGGAATCAAAACTTTGAATGTGGTAACTGACTTGAAAAAAGCTTATGACAGCGAAGGTGCTCAATTAATTGCTGATTTTGAGAAAAACATTACACTTTCTATCGTAGATGAGGCTTGGAAAAAACACTTACGTAAAATGGACGAATTGAAACAATCTGTTCAATTGGCAGTTCACGAACAAAAAGATCCATTGCTTATCTATAAATTAGAAGCTTTCAACTTGTTTAGAGGAATGTTGGACAACGTTAACAAAGAAGTTATTTCATTCTTATTCAAAGGTGATTTACCAGCTCAAAACACTCCTGAAATTCACGAAGCAAGAGAAGTAGCTCGTCCAAAAGAAAATTTACAATTAAGTAAAGACGAAATTCCAAATAGCGAAAGCATCAACCGTGAAGCTGGAGAAACACAACAGCGTCAAGTTACTGAAACTATCGTTAGAGATATGCCAAAAATCAACAGAAATGATACGGTTGTAGTTCAAGAAGTTGCTACTGGTAATACAGAAACAATGAAGTACAAAAAAGCTGAAGCTTTGATTGCTGCTGGAACTTGGGTTTTAATTAACTAACTAAAGGTCCAACCTTAAATATAAAATCCCCGACTACATTAGTAATCGGGGATTTTTTTATTTCAAAAACTTACAATCCTAGAATCTTTGCTTCTCAGAATCTTATCTAGGATTATCTTGATAATAACGCGCTTCAATTCGTTTTATATCTCGTATCGAATTTTTAGCCCAATCTAAACGTTTTACTAAAATTTCTTCCTCTGTCAATTTCCAGTTAATATCAGATCTGCGAAGTCTATTCGTCAAACTTTGAATGATAATTGCTGCTGATACTGAAATATTTAAACTTTCTGTAAAACCAACCATTGGTATTTTTAAGAAACCGTCGGCATTGTCCATAATTTCTTGTGACAATCCTTCTTTTTCTGTTCCAAAGAATAAAGCACTTGGTTTTGTAATATCGAAATCTTCCAACATACAATCCTTTTCGTGCGGAGTAGTGGCAATAATTTGATATCCTTTACTTCTTAAATCAGAAAGACATCCTGAAACCGAATCAAATCGATTGATGTCAACCCATTTTTGCGCACCTAAAGCAATTTCCTTATCGATTCTTTTTCCAAAACGCTGTTCAATTACATTTAATTCCTGAATTCCAAAGACTTCACAGCTACGCATTACTGCGCTTGTATTATGCATTTGATAAACATCTTCTACCGCAACTGTAAAATGTTTTGTTCTATTTTCTAGTACTTTTAAAAAATTAGCTTTTCTATTTTCTGTCAATATATTTTCTAAGAATGCGAGGTAATCTAAATCAATCATTTTATTTATGTTTGGCGCAAAAATAATAAATAAAAGAGAAAGAAAACTTCACCTTATTTTTCAGCCTGCTAAATCTTCAATAAAATTGGCATTAAGCTTTTTGTGCAAAACATTAAGTTGAGCCAAATTCACAGACAAAATATCGTCTTTGTATGAATCTCCCGTAAAAACTGCCTTTTCATTTTTAGAATGTTTTTTAAGACGTTCCAGCATACTATTCAATTCACTTTCAGAAAAATCAATAGCAATAAAAGCTATAAATTGCTCTATTACATTCTTCATTCCGTCATTATAATTAAGCATTATTATATTTTGGTCTCTTTCATAAAAATCCAGAAAACCTTGAAAATACTTTTCTAAAACCAAAACTTGATATTGCTGAAAGCTTATTTCTTCAATTTCTTTAGAAGTAATTCCGAAAACACTTGACGGAATTAAATTAGGCACCATATGCATGCCTGCCATTTTTTGGTGTGATCTTAAAACTTCTCCTGGATTTCGGTACAATAATGCAAACGGAATTTCAGGAAAAAGAGATCTTAAATAAGAAGCCTCAAAAATACTCCAAGCATCTAGTTTTATAATCAAATGCTTTTGTTCGGAAAATCTTTTTTGCCCCAAAAATTTCAAAACCGATTTCAGTAAATCGGCTTTGATTGCTGAATTAAAAGCATTACTTCTTAAAATTTGATCAATAATAGGAGCTTCAGAAACCATTATATTTTCAGATGAAGTGGCAAGAGACTGACTTAACATTGTAGATCCGCATCTTGACACATGAAAAACCAATCCTTTTAATTCTACAAAATCGAGTTCTTCAGACCAGTCCATAATATTTTCTGCTGTACTTATTAATTTAAATGATTTTGAATTAAAGTCATGGCTTTTACATTTTACAATGGTTTCTTCAAAAAAAGGTTCTGCAAATGGTATATCTGCAAAATAAATCCATTCGAAATAAACCTCATCATCTTTTTCGATCAATTTAATCGGAATCCAATTTGAAATAAAATCTTTTACATTTTCCATTTTGTTATTCCATTTGTGATTGAAGTTCGGCAATAATCTTGGCATTTGTCTCCGATGGATTTCTAGAAAGCTCAGCAATAACTTTTCTTTTCACTTCGTCTGAACATTCATGTTTTGGCACATAATTCAGATCAAAACCCATTTTAGAAAATAATTCATCAGACCATTCATTTCTAATGCAATCCAAAGTTAAGTGAATTCTAGGTTCTAGGCTTTTGTTCAGCACGCTATGTGGCAACTGAAAATTGGCGTACCAGCACTCTCCCATTTTCATTGGAACCAGCTGATGATTAACATAAAAATAAACTTCTGAGTTTGTAATAATTGGAACATGAATTCTAAAAAATCCATCTTCATACGAAGTATCATTATCAACATGTTCTTTAATTTCGCTATTAGGCCCAAGTCTTAATAATCTCACAGCTTCTTTTTCGCATTGAAACCAATCCATTATTTCTTTAAAATAAGAGCAACTGTCAAGTAAAGGCGTATTTTTATAGGCTTTGTCTGGAAAAGAAAAAATATCATTCTCTAAACCCGATTGCGATCGTAAAGAAACACTTGTCCATTTTCCTTCATACCGATTGGTATTAAAATGTGGTGTCCATAAATTGGTTTCGCAAATCAATAAATCATTTTGCAGTTTTTCTATTGAGAAAGAAATCGGAAGCTGACAAGAAGAAGGATTCATAACCTTAAAAATTTAAATTGCTAAGTATAAAATTGTAGAGTTTATTGGTAGAAATTGAAACGTTTTCAGAATCTGTTTTTAATACTAAATCGGCTTTTTTCGGAATTTCAAAAACATCGCTTATACCTGTAAAACTTCTAATTTTATTTTGATCACTGTCTGGCAACAAGGCTCTTTTGTACAAGCCTTTTGGATCTCTTTCGATCAAACTAGAAATGGCACAATCCAGAAATACCGTTTTTACAAACTCAAAAGACCTTAATTCATTTCTAAGATTTTCATATGGATTAATAACCGACATGAGAACTATTTTCTTTTCCTGAATTAGATTTCGCCCAACATTAAAAAGACGTCTTACATTTTCGCAACGGTCCTCTTTAGAAAATCCCAAATCTTTACAGATCGTTTGTCGGTACACATCACCATCTACAATTTCGGCTTCATAATTATTTTGAAGCAAAAGATGTTTGACATTTTCTGCCAATGTCGTTTTTCCCGAACCAGATAACCCTGTAAATTGAATTAAAATCATTTTAGCATCACTTTTATAAAACGCGACATTAAAACTAAGTAATTTAGAACGAGAGGCAAAGAGTATAAATACCCTTTATTTTCTATAAAAAAGCATTATTAATGCTTTGCATTTACTAGACATTTGAACAAAGAAATCACTATTTTTATCTTTTAATTAAACTGAAAATGAAAAAGAAACTTGTTATTTTAACAGGAGCAGGAATAAGTGCCGAGAGCGGAATTAAAACTTTTCGAGATAGTGATGGTTTATGGGAAGGGCATGATGTAATGGAAGTTGCAACTCCAGAAGGCTGGCATAAAAATCAGGAATTGGTTCTCGATTTTTACAACAAAAGACGCCAACAGTTAAAAGAAGTAAACCCAAATCTTGGACATATCATTTTGGCTGAATTGGAAAAAGATTTTGACGTACAAATTATCACTCAAAATGTTGATGATTTACACGAACGTGCGGGAAGCACAAATGTTTTGCATTTGCATGGCGAATTATTAAAAGCGCGAAGCACACAGAATAAAAATTTGATTTTAGATTGGACAGAAGATTTGCTTACTGGAGATTTAGATACAAACGGACATCAATTGCGCCCTCATATTGTTTGGTTTGGCGAAGAAGTTCCTGCACTCGAAGAAGCTATTGACATTACAGAAACAGCAGATTATTTTGCTGTAATCGGAACTTCACTGCAAGTTTATCCAGCTGCTGGCTTAATTTCTTATACACCAAGTACAACACCTGTTTTTTATATTGATCCGAAACCAATTTCGATTCCGAACCTTCGAAATAAAATCGAAACCATTGCCAAATTTGCTTCTGAAGGAGTCTCAGATTTAAGAGAAAAATTACTGATCTTAGAAAAAACAACATGATTTTTGAAAGCGGGTTACAACAGTTATTTCAGTTTCATATATTCTGGCTCTTTGTTTTCTTTTTAATAGAAAATGCAGCGTTAGTAGGTTTATCTGTTTTAATTGGAAAAGCAATCGAATCTGAAAATACCTTTTTAAAGAATAAAGATCGAAAATGGGTGTTTTCTACCCTACTTTGCAACACGCTCATCACTTTAATAGGATTTGAATTATACCGTTACGGAATCTTGAAAATAGATTTTTCTGGATCCTTAAAACTTATCATTTTTGATACACTTTTATTAATTCTTTTAATGGATCTTTTTATGTTCCTTTTTCATTTTCTGGTTCATCATTTAAAATGGCTTTATCCCATTCATAAACTG
The Flavobacterium humidisoli DNA segment above includes these coding regions:
- the secA gene encoding preprotein translocase subunit SecA; this encodes MSFINSIIKVFVGDKSQKDVKALQPYLNKIKTFEAPLMSLSNDELRGRTVYFKDRIKEARADKDAKIASLKAEVENIEDIDKREDIYDAIDALEKEAYEISEKTLLEILPEAFSVVKETARRFKENSHIEVTATPKDREFSATKSYITIDGEKAIWANKWNAAGKDITWDMIHYDVQLIGGMVLHEGKVAEMQTGEGKTLVATLPLYLNALTGNGVHLVTVNDYLAKRDSTWKAPLFEFHGLSVDCIDNHQPSTEQRKKAYDADITYGTNNEFGFDYLRDNMAHSPSDLVQRKHNFAIVDEVDSVLIDDARTPLIISGPVPQGDRHEFNELKPKIENLVAQQRQLANGFLAEAKKLIKEGNTKDGGFQLLRAYRSLPKNKALIKFLSEEGIKQLLQKTENQYMQDNNREMHKVDEALYFVIEEKNNQVELTDNGIKYLSGDTDADFFVLPDIGTEIAAIEKQKLDKDAEAEAKERLFQDFGVKSERIHTLTQLLKAYALFEKDVEYVIMDNKIMIVDEQTGRIMDGRRYSDGLHQAIEAKENVKIEAATQTFATVTLQNYFRMYNKLAGMTGTAVTEAGELWQIYKLDVVEIPTNRGIARIDKEDYIYKTTREKFNAVIEDVTELSQAGRPVLIGTTSVEISELLSRMLKMRGITHNVLNAKMHKQEAQIVEEAGKAGVVTIATNMAGRGTDIKLSPEVKAAGGLAIVGTERHDSRRVDRQLRGRSGRQGDPGSSQFYVSLEDNLMRLFGSERVAKVMDRMGLKEGEVIQHSMMTKSIERAQKKVEENNFGVRKRLLEYDDVMNSQREVVYKRRRHALFGERLKLDIANMLYDTCELIVSNSKATNDFKGFEFDLIRYFGITSPISEADFLKLSDIEVTGKVYKEALAFYTEKTERSAREAFPIIKGVYEEPNNHFERIVVPFTDGIKTLNVVTDLKKAYDSEGAQLIADFEKNITLSIVDEAWKKHLRKMDELKQSVQLAVHEQKDPLLIYKLEAFNLFRGMLDNVNKEVISFLFKGDLPAQNTPEIHEAREVARPKENLQLSKDEIPNSESINREAGETQQRQVTETIVRDMPKINRNDTVVVQEVATGNTETMKYKKAEALIAAGTWVLIN
- a CDS encoding TrmH family RNA methyltransferase, giving the protein MIDLDYLAFLENILTENRKANFLKVLENRTKHFTVAVEDVYQMHNTSAVMRSCEVFGIQELNVIEQRFGKRIDKEIALGAQKWVDINRFDSVSGCLSDLRSKGYQIIATTPHEKDCMLEDFDITKPSALFFGTEKEGLSQEIMDNADGFLKIPMVGFTESLNISVSAAIIIQSLTNRLRRSDINWKLTEEEILVKRLDWAKNSIRDIKRIEARYYQDNPR
- a CDS encoding sulfotransferase family protein, whose translation is MENVKDFISNWIPIKLIEKDDEVYFEWIYFADIPFAEPFFEETIVKCKSHDFNSKSFKLISTAENIMDWSEELDFVELKGLVFHVSRCGSTMLSQSLATSSENIMVSEAPIIDQILRSNAFNSAIKADLLKSVLKFLGQKRFSEQKHLIIKLDAWSIFEASYLRSLFPEIPFALLYRNPGEVLRSHQKMAGMHMVPNLIPSSVFGITSKEIEEISFQQYQVLVLEKYFQGFLDFYERDQNIIMLNYNDGMKNVIEQFIAFIAIDFSESELNSMLERLKKHSKNEKAVFTGDSYKDDILSVNLAQLNVLHKKLNANFIEDLAG
- a CDS encoding aspartyl/asparaginyl beta-hydroxylase domain-containing protein: MNPSSCQLPISFSIEKLQNDLLICETNLWTPHFNTNRYEGKWTSVSLRSQSGLENDIFSFPDKAYKNTPLLDSCSYFKEIMDWFQCEKEAVRLLRLGPNSEIKEHVDNDTSYEDGFFRIHVPIITNSEVYFYVNHQLVPMKMGECWYANFQLPHSVLNKSLEPRIHLTLDCIRNEWSDELFSKMGFDLNYVPKHECSDEVKRKVIAELSRNPSETNAKIIAELQSQME
- the cysC gene encoding adenylyl-sulfate kinase, yielding MILIQFTGLSGSGKTTLAENVKHLLLQNNYEAEIVDGDVYRQTICKDLGFSKEDRCENVRRLFNVGRNLIQEKKIVLMSVINPYENLRNELRSFEFVKTVFLDCAISSLIERDPKGLYKRALLPDSDQNKIRSFTGISDVFEIPKKADLVLKTDSENVSISTNKLYNFILSNLNF
- a CDS encoding SIR2 family NAD-dependent protein deacylase, which codes for MKKKLVILTGAGISAESGIKTFRDSDGLWEGHDVMEVATPEGWHKNQELVLDFYNKRRQQLKEVNPNLGHIILAELEKDFDVQIITQNVDDLHERAGSTNVLHLHGELLKARSTQNKNLILDWTEDLLTGDLDTNGHQLRPHIVWFGEEVPALEEAIDITETADYFAVIGTSLQVYPAAGLISYTPSTTPVFYIDPKPISIPNLRNKIETIAKFASEGVSDLREKLLILEKTT
- a CDS encoding sterol desaturase family protein, which translates into the protein MIFESGLQQLFQFHIFWLFVFFLIENAALVGLSVLIGKAIESENTFLKNKDRKWVFSTLLCNTLITLIGFELYRYGILKIDFSGSLKLIIFDTLLLILLMDLFMFLFHFLVHHLKWLYPIHKLHHTHVETNVYSLYVLHPMETLGFGFIWLFLITILKFNYLSIIIYLILNLSYGIFGHLKKDIFPSFWYKNYFTKWISTTKFHNDHHKNESHNYGFYFTIWDKIFKTII